The Salarias fasciatus chromosome 12, fSalaFa1.1, whole genome shotgun sequence DNA segment CAAAGAGCGAGCCTGAATTGTTTGTCCTCAAATGGATGTGTCTTAAATTAGCTCTTATTTCAAGCTGAGACCTTTAAGGATGAATAACCTTGCTTTGGTGAAGCCTCTCACAAGCGCCTTTCAGATGTGCATCCGAGTGGCTGATGAAAAGTAAAGCTTTGAGAAATTTCTCCGTTAGCGTGCGTTTCTCTTGTTTGGGAGTTAATCATGAAGCAGAAAGCCGCTCCAGTTTGAAGCTCGAAGACTTGTTCATAGAATCACAACATAATGTCACCACTTAgaggagcattttttttttttcattcagatttCTGTTATTGCTTTGAAGACTGATGTAAAGGCAATTTAAGCTCTTAACAGGAGGTGAAACCCCCTCATGCTTACAGCGAGGGGAGTGAACAGAGAAGTCATTATATCACGCTTCACAGTATGTTCAAAGCCACTTCCATTGTTTCTCCATGTTTCACTTTcaacattaaatattaaataccGTATGTCCAAGTAATGCCATCGTGGGACTGCAAAAGCTGGCTTCGTATTGTCAGTTTTCCTCCAAGATTCAAAAATATCTGCTTTattgtgtctttctttttttttctttcccccccaaCTCCTCTCTCGGAGTCTGATTCCACATCTCTCTCCGCTTCTTTGTTCACAGTCTGCGGTGGTATCAGCACCCTACGGAAGATGAGTTGAGGAGCTTAGCCGGgaaacaaaaaggacagaaGAGGAAAGACAGGTAGGTTTGGAAGGGAGGGCAGAAATGAAGATGGGCCATTGTTTGGTAGTTGGGAGATGCGGAGGACGTATGAAAAGGCGGCCCTTTCATTAGAGATGGGAGAGATGTGAAGCAGCTGTTTGAGAGGGATGGAAACCACAGTCATGTCTGCAAAAAGACGAAGccgatgtgtttgtgtggctcATTTAAGGCCCCGTTTGAAGTGCGCAGACAGaagtctgttttttgttgttgtgttcttCGCGGGGGCCCAGAGAAACGCAGCTCAGAAGTGGTCTTGTCTGGTGGATGTGAGGAAAGTTGACCTGAGTTTTCTTGGGCTGCGTTACTGTTTAGACTGTTTTGGGGGGCTGACGGTTTGAAGGGATCACATCTCATCTGAAATCAAAGTTTCCCAAATAGCATTATATCTTCAAAGTGGTCAGATGTCAAGCTTTTATTATTAAAGATGATTTTACTTCAAATCTCCTTTgcaattcaaaaaaagaaagaatccaGAATGTATTCTGAAGGGCTGCAGGTGGAACTGGAACCATATGTTGAACAAATGAATTTAGTGCTGTTTCTTTTGTACTCGATTCtaaatgtgaatttaaataaaaatcacaacCGAAAGATAATCCGTACTGTTCCACATGGTGTCCCCATCCCAAGTTGGAgcgggtttttctttttttttttgtagtcgGCTCCTTTCTGCCTGACCCCGTATGAGGCAGGTCAAGGCACTCCAGCGCCACATGCTCAGTAATccctaaaagaaaaagatggaCCACTGTCCTTTCTCCAGCTCGTGCCATGCAGCTCGGCTCCTTTGTCAAGCGCCGGACTCCCTCAGGGGCGGAGCTCAGCtcccttttttccctcctgtcaGGTGCCTCAGAGATGAAATCTGTCCGGGGCATGTTTGACCGGAGAGTCTTACAGTGGCATTGTCCCGCgaatccagcacacacacagggctgaaCAAAGTCCAGAACTCAGGAGGGCCAGCAAGACAGTTAAAGATCAGCCCTGCTGTTAGCGATTTAGCCTTACCGGCATCTCCCTCCTCCCCAATAAACCCAactccactgctgctgactATTAAATGAATGCAAGACCTGCCTTAAACCTCactctgaacattttttttttttgtcttttattttttgcttaTGATGGGTTGTGTCCTGGCAGTCTTCTGAAAAATCTCAACTTTTAGCTCTCCACCTGAGACCACCATCCGACTCAAGATTTTCATTGCTCAGAGTTTCTTGGCTGACTCCCTCTTtcttctctgtcctcctccaggaaGTACAATGGTCACATAGACAGTAAGCCGCTAACAGTCCCCAAGGACATagacctgcagctggagacgaaATCTATCACAGAAGTCGACACATTAGGTATAAATCTAAATACATTGACACTGTCTGATTTAAAagaactgttttgttttaaatgttgttcCCCATTAGTGATTTTGTTGTGGAAAATGAATCTCTGTGCTGATTGTCTTCCAGCATTGCACTACTTCCCAGAGTTCCAGTGGCTGGTGGATTTCACAGTAGCGGCGACTGTGGTCTATCTGATAACAGAGCTCTACTACAGCGTGGCTCAGCCCTCAGGAGAGATGAACATCAGTGTGGTCTGGTGCCTACTAGTACTCGCCTTTGTCATGTATCCTTACATCAGTCACTCCTCACAtcttgagctgcttttttttttcttcttctgctcagtCTCTCCAGTATTGTGGTGCAATCTGGCCTTTCAATTGGTAACATACTGATGCTGTATATCATATCTCTCCTGCACACTTAAATTTCAATTATATTCACACGATAGATGCAGTTCTTCACAGGTTGGCACAGTTTTGTCTATAAGAGAGGACAAATCTCTCCGTCCTGTATGGATGCAGCAGTTGGTGGAAGAGGCTAGGAAATGACAACTAAAGCGCTTCCTACTATTTTGCTATGCTGACTGATGGTTAAATAATATACATTATCCTTGCCACCCACCAAAGGGATCAATCTTTCCAGTCCTCCTGGCCGGACCTGGCTCACTGCGGTCATTTCCTGCCTGCAGTGGAGATTGGAGGCCCAATTTTCACAGCCCAACAGACTGATACGGCTGGGAGGGGGATGACAGAGTGGGGAAATGATAAAATGGGACTATGAAGATGAAGGAATATGTTGGCCCAATATATGTGTTAATGGGACACTTGATTTCAGTTTTCCCATCTCGGCTCTGATGACATGTTTAAGACTCTTCCCCTGGAGATCAGCGCCACTGCCCCGTTAACCATTTACTGGAGTTCTTCAAGGATATGCAATTtagcctgctttttttttttcttcttcttcttctttttttttttctcccccacacTTGTTTACTGAAAATTTTCAACATGATTGGATAGCCTCCCCTTTAACCAATGTTGACAGTCTCACTCGGTGGGGTATTGATTGTAGGCTATCCACATGATCACTCAAACGTTGCCATTTCCTTTTCAGCCACACGCCGGCTCCAACTTATCTAGCGGATGTTTATACAGCTGTCTTTACAGCAGCAAGCGAAggttagagagagaaaaagtgtcCGGCGGCTTCAATACACTTCATGAATTTAACAGAAAAGGAGTGAATAGCTCACTGTCACCCGAAACGCTGCGAGAGTGTCATCTCTTGAGTCGTCCAGATCGGCGGCGACGGGAAGGAGTTACGACCTCGGCGCCGCTCGCTGGTGCTAAAGCAACACATTCTGTACCCACATGTGCGTGGTAGCAGGCTTTGTATGGCACTAAaagactggggggggggggttacatgGGGCTTGTGAGCAATACAGAGACTGTGAAGACGTTGTAAAGAATTTGGTGTGCAGAATAACTGTTTGTAATTTTCTGCACCACAGTAATGCAGAtatgtttatgttttccttGGATTTGCAACTAGCGCtttaacatcaaacagctgagatcgctctctttctctctctctctttttttctttctttatatacatatataacaGCATGCTTCTTAAGATGTTTTCCCTTGACTCTGCGCTTTACAGTAAGACCCTTTTCTCTCTAACGGCCCACTACTtcaagctggaggaggggggcgagCGCTCGCTGTGTatcacttttgcttttttctttttcgtcaAAGCCATGGCCATCCTCATCGTCACTGAAAACTACCTGGAGTTTGGTCTGGAGACAGGTCGGTGTGTCCAACAAGCTTTTCTCACATATCATCCCGACAGTGACAACAAATTTCTCTTGGGCTTTGGATGGCGATGAGTGAGTCACCGTCGACGATTTCTTCATTTCTAGGTTTTGCAAACTTTTCTGACAGCGCTCAACGGTTTCTGGAGCACCAGGGCCTGGAGTCCCAGTAAGTACAGCATCAGTATTCTCATGGTATCACTTTGGTTTCTCTGCGCTCATGAATTCTTCATGAGTCATGAAACTAAACAGGTATTTCACACAGTTTTCTCTTTCACAGGGGTCCAATATCGAAACTCACCTTCAAGTTGATCCtggccctgctctgctctctgattggtgcgTTCCTGACGTTCCCCGGTCTGCGATTGGCCCAGATGCACCTCGACGCACTCAATTTAACCACAGCCAAATTTACACAGTGAGTCTCCTGCTCCGGCCGCCGCCACTCATGTATTTCAAATTGAACACAGATTTCTTTTATAAGAacaattaaagaaaagtaaatgaaaCATGACATTCAATCAGAATTATCTTCCAGTGAGCAAATCCTCCCCGGGTGGCCTCCAGGGTCGACTGTGTAGTTTTTGTGGGGGgtacagcagcagaaacagaatcTGGGGGTCAAGGGGAAGCCTTTTCTCTGCCtgatttttatattgctttaatTTTAGGGAGAGACAATGAtggttcatcttttttttttattttaatttactgtaagatttgaattttttaaaaatgaaatgcagctgACTAGCACAAGAACTGTTGCAACTTTTTAATTATAGCAGTAGTTTGAAATGTTAGGAAAAGTCCATCAGTTTACATCAGGTGTTTTTTCAATACATTTCTAATTTACAAGGGAATAAAAATAAGGTCATtgtaagtttaaaaaaaaaaaaaaagacaaaacatcaaCCTATCCCATTGAGGAATCAGGTTGGCCCTTGTTTCCTGCCGTCCAGAGAGTATGAGATGCACCAGAGCCCCCGTGAGTCAGATGAAGAGTCAGATTCCTATTTCAGGACTCGCAGGGTGGCCTGTCTTTGACCATGATGGGGATGTGGAGCAGGGAGCACGCTGCATTCAGATAATCTACTTtggcctcctcttcctctcctcctcgcaTTACACAGACCCCGTCACTTACAGGGGCGTTCTCCAGGCCCTTCAGAATATGCACACTGGTTATCTTCTCACACCTCTCAGGGAGTGAAGTGTCGATATTATGAGACTTCAAACTCCAATCAAAAACTACGAGCTTCAGTGACATAATTACTGGAAGTGAAGTTATTAAACGTGTGTTTGACTTTCTTTCTGCAGGACCCTGCTTCATATCAACTTCCTGTCCCCTCTCATCATGGTCCTGCTGTGGGTGAAGCCCATCACCAAGGACTACATCATGAACCCCACTCTGGGAAAGGAGAGTGTGCCTTTGTACGTTAAAATAATATGAATCCTGCGCTTTCATCAGCAGTGTTTCTGTTCTAACTTGAGTAATTTTAATAGCGCCGTCCAATGTTCTTTTTATTGGAGATTGGTGATTGTGTATCGTCTTATTAGGACACAGCATTAACAAACATGTGTAACTAAAGTCAGAGTAAATTACAAATAATTGAACATGGCTGACGGTCTCAGTTGTAAAGTACTTTGTCGGAGACTGCGAGCGATTCATAAAATGAAGAATCTACCGGGTGTGTATATTCATGCACCTCTTGTTGATTGATGTGTACGTAGTAGGCAAGTCAGTCGGATTCCCTTGATATCTAGCAAGCTAATTACCTGCCACTCAAACCGGAGggatgggccgccgccgccgccgagctggAGAAGATGTAATTGTGGCTTTTGTGCAGGAAAAAGGAATGTAAACAAAACCACAGCAGCCATCAGAAGGGACTTAATAGCAGTtcaatgagattaaaaaaaaaaaagaaaaagttatgcGGCTCGTGAAAGAAGCAACGTTAACACGGGTTAAATTGGACTGTGAGCAAGTTTGGTCATACGTGATGGAAAGCTCTTTATCCAGTCTTCTGTCTGATTATTTGTTCTAAGATAGCATCTGCCATTTATCGCAGGAGTGTGAAATCCGTCTCGCGTCAAACTGTTTTCGTGTGTTGACAGCAGCTCCGATACCATCCAGGTTAAACCTGATGAAGTCTCGTGTTACACCGGTCTTGTTTCACCTTTTGTATGCTTCATTTTCACGTCCTGACTTTCTCCCAAGTTGTTGATCTCATTCACTTTTTGCCCCGTCTTTACTTCGGATCCCCGCGTCTCGTCCTATGATCCAAATGAAGAAGTGGACACTCAGTTTGACGACTTTAAACTCTGCTCACGGTCTCCCGTGTTTCTGTGGCCGTCAGGATGACTGAAGAGACGTACGACACCCTGCGGTTATGGGCCATCATACTGATGTGCATGCTGCGGCTCGCCATGATGAGACATCACCTGCAGGCCTACCTCAACCTGGCCCAGAAGGGCGTGGACCAGATGAAGAAGGAGGCGGGACGAATCAGTACTGTAGACCTGCAGAAGATGGTCAGTGGCagttgagctaaaaaaaaaattaatattcaATATTAAAAGTATAATGAGATTGTTTGTGAAACGTTTTCTTTGAACCTGctctcctgtttcctcccagGTTGCacgtgttttttactacttgtGTGTAATCGCACTACAGTATGTAGCTCCGCTCGTGATGCTGCTACATACGACTTTGCTGCTAAAAACTTTAGGTGAGTCGTCCAGTCACCAAACGGTTtccatttgtcttgttttcctttACTAGATGAGctaattgttgttgttttgcaggtGGTCACTCCTGGTGGGTCTACCCAGAAGAAGAACTGCCATGCACCCATGAAATGGACTCTGACTCCGTGATGGGGGCGGCGCCCGTCGTGGCCCCGACGCCGGCGTCAGCGGTAGAAACGGGGGCCCGGGCGTCGGTGGCCCAGCTCTCCATGGCCCTGGGGAACCTGCGGACTGTTTTCAGCCCCCTGCTGTTCCGGGgcctcttctccttcttcacGTGGTGGATCGCCGCCTGcctcttctccacctccctctTCGGCCTCTTCTACCATCAGTATCTGATGGCGGcatagccccgcccccccccaaacccccccgcTCCCATCGGTCCGACCGTGTGTTCGGCCCGATCAGAGAAGACTGAGCCGGGGGCGGGGGGCCTCGGGGGCCCGCTGACGGGCCTGCACCGTGACTTCTGCTCCCCTCCCTCCGACCGCCTCATGACTGATCATATCATCAGAGCTCCTGGTTCAACTCCCAGTGCTTCCTCCACAGACGACTGTGAACTCCTGACTTTGTTTCTACTTCTACAGCTTTTCATTTGGGCGGAAAGATTTATACGGTTTCATAATAGTAACCAGTGTCAGGTGTGTTTTGGAATGGTCATTGGggggtaaaagaaaaaaaaccgaAAAGATTGCGGTTCGTATAGAAATATTTAATGATATAAATGTCCGACGTTTTAAATGTGGTTTGACGGTTCCATTCAGTCGGGGGGAATTTATTCTATGTCGACACAACAAAGAGTTTCATCCATCAAGATCTTTATCTTCCAGAAGTCTGTCCTCGAGAAGGCCATAAATGCAGCTTCTTCACAGCTTCATACACGTCAGGAGGACTCGGGATTCAGACTACAGTCCTTCTCATTTCCCTTTACAGTCggtttaaaaaattaaattcacTTCTGAATGATCCGTTAGCTTACATGCTCTGAGTTTCCTCACTGATACGGTGTGAAGAAGCTGCTTTTAAATCAAAAAGATCCATAATTCAAAGCCTTTTATTGAAGCTGATGTTCACCAtcttatttaatgttttctgtcacttttatGGAAGCTTAACGGCCGTGCTTTGGCCCCTTGTTTATCGCTTGATGAACACcttaaattaacttttttttgttgtttttttctaaagaaaaatGTCCTGATGTTCATAAAATATGTCataaaaatgtgacaaagtCTTAAAAAGTTTCAGTCTGGACCAGTGAGTCtctgaaggaggagggagagagctgTAAGCTCACTGGTGTTATAGGAGTTTTATTGGAAGAGGAGGCGTTGTGAACTCACGAGGAAATGGCTCCCGTTCAGAAATACCTTCACGGGTTAACTCGCCATTAAGGACGCACTTTCTAAACGAAAGGCGTTCCTGGAGATCGGTGACGTTTCCTCTTTCACGGTAACCTTCCTGGTTTTAGCTGAGCCATTGTAGAAGCTGTGttgagggaggggggcggagcgTGAGCCAAGATGATGGAAAGGGAGGACGGCGTGTCCGTCTGCATGCGTGGGATCTCTGCTGCACGTCAGCTGATCGGGCATTGTGATCAAGAGGAGATGATGTCAACTACTGTTGATAAGCTactgcctttgttttgtttttttttcttcttctttctttttacctATCCATTACTTTTTAACTCACTTTAAGAAcaatttttactttcttttctaACGGAACAAAAGTTCATACAAAGTCGGGGTTtgtaaagtttctttttttttgcatttaaaatggTGCCAAGTTAGTTTCCCCTTCCGTTCCCTTCCAAACAGTTTGATGTCTGAGAGTCACCAGCTTGACCCACGACTCTGCAGCCTTCTGTTAACTGTGGATCCACCTTCATAAAAACGAGAGAACTGCTCGTTTTAGAAGGCGTGAACTGTAATCTTTCGGTGGGTAAATGTACGCACAAAACCGTCATTGTGCTGACGACACTCTGGCCAGCGTGATTGTCCAGTTTCTTCAGGAATGTAGGGTACGCAACGCCAGATCAATCACAGCTTCTGGTTTGTCTTTTCACTATTTTGCCATTTTACCATTAAAAACAGGTTTATACAGAAAAACACCTAGCAGCACCATATCGACACCTCCCGATGGAAAGTCTTAGctttagtttgtgtgttttaaatgatgGGGAATATGCACATAATGAATGTATCAATCCTGCCTAATTTCTAgattgttttattgaaaatgatttgTATGGTGAGTTGATTTAACACTCCTTTTCCCCGCTCTATCCTTCAcctattctttctttttttttttgagctctCTCTAATACATGTTTTAAATCTGCCTCACAAGCAACGTCTAATGTGTCCTAATGACTTTTTTATtaattgatttcttttgttttgtatttattactCTTGTCGAGACTGTAAACATTTCTAATTCAAATTGTAAAGCCCTTTATTTTGTGTCCGCAGCGTACGACGGCTGGAAGCCGGTTTTGAAAACGTGTTTGACAAATCAGTTTTGGATTAACCTTTTTGTCTGATCGCTCGGCTCTCGAACACCTGCGATACTTTCAGAATTCATCAGCCTAATCAGGCGCCCTTTGTTACcactgaaagtgttttattctCATTCATTGCTGGACTCATGaagtaaaaatacacacattgttgttctttcatgtatttatttctgctttagaTTTTGTCTTAAATAAATTATGTTCtttactttgtcttttttttaattttctttttcacataCAGAGGAAACATGGGCTCCTTTATGCTTCAGACCtctggttttcaaagtgttgggGGCGCGGTGTGCAGCTGCAGATGCCTTTTTCCTAATACAAATCAGTCAAGGAAAACAATTGATTTATGCACAGTTGAGATGTAAATTTACTGTACAACTaataaaatgatcaaatttAAAGAGAATGATGAGAGTAAAGATGTTTACAATTCACAAGCATCAAAATAGCTCAATACGAGATCTGCTTTAAATATCCTAGTAATGgaaacagctttttgaaataaTTTCCCCTTTGGAAAAACATCAGGATGCCCATCGTTCAaccagaagtgtgtgtttttgtgcgtgtgtgtgtgtgtgtgtgtgtgagagacagctGGGGGGAACAGTGCATGGTTCAAACTGTTTGAGGGGGTCTCATCCTCctacactttgaaaacctcgGCTTCAAACACAACCTGCACTTTAGATTTATataacagaaacattttttgtgtttcctttatttttttttttgttatcctCTCACAGGTTTTGAAGTTTTTTCACACTCCTTTCTTTCCCCCAGTGGACCAAAGAGAAGAACTGTGAGTACTGAGGTGACCTTTCTCAAAATCACATGGATTTGTTTTAGCGATATCCTGATCCATACAAGAGAATGACACAAGAAATCCTTCACCAAAGAcatctttgtaaaaaaaaaatatgtgattcAGTGTGTTTCCCCTCCTTCCCGCCATATCATAGCAGCTGTAGTCGTCTAAATGTCACAGGAAacagtcatttctttttctgtgttgcagCGGTGTTCACTTTATTGAgctagtttgttgtttttgtt contains these protein-coding regions:
- the tmem161b gene encoding transmembrane protein 161B — translated: MGVIGVQLVVTMVMASVIQKIVPHYSFARWLLCSGSLRWYQHPTEDELRSLAGKQKGQKRKDRKYNGHIDSKPLTVPKDIDLQLETKSITEVDTLALHYFPEFQWLVDFTVAATVVYLITELYYSVAQPSGEMNISVVWCLLVLAFVIKTLFSLTAHYFKLEEGGERSLCITFAFFFFVKAMAILIVTENYLEFGLETGFANFSDSAQRFLEHQGLESQGPISKLTFKLILALLCSLIGAFLTFPGLRLAQMHLDALNLTTAKFTQTLLHINFLSPLIMVLLWVKPITKDYIMNPTLGKESVPLMTEETYDTLRLWAIILMCMLRLAMMRHHLQAYLNLAQKGVDQMKKEAGRISTVDLQKMVARVFYYLCVIALQYVAPLVMLLHTTLLLKTLGGHSWWVYPEEELPCTHEMDSDSVMGAAPVVAPTPASAVETGARASVAQLSMALGNLRTVFSPLLFRGLFSFFTWWIAACLFSTSLFGLFYHQYLMAA